In the Deinococcus ficus genome, one interval contains:
- the panB gene encoding 3-methyl-2-oxobutanoate hydroxymethyltransferase: MKRSVPDLMNSESPLVMVTAYDFPGGKVAEAAGVDLILVGDSLGNVVLGYDSTAPVTLNDMIHHARAVRRGAPDTFLVVDLPFGTYHTGVTDAMRSAVRVIQETGADAIKMEGATPEVVEVVRVLTRNGIPVMGHVGLMPQTATAQGGLRVQGKDDESARRTLDGALALAEAGAFSVVLEAIPARLARLITEKLPVPTIGIGAGVNCGGQVLVTHDLLGVYEGEEKKIAKRYAEVGRISREAITQYASEVRARAFPTRENSFVMKDDVLDKLY; the protein is encoded by the coding sequence ATGAAGCGCAGTGTGCCGGACCTGATGAACAGCGAGTCGCCCTTGGTCATGGTGACCGCCTACGACTTCCCGGGTGGGAAGGTGGCCGAGGCGGCCGGGGTGGACCTGATCCTGGTGGGGGACAGCCTGGGCAACGTGGTGCTGGGGTATGACAGCACGGCGCCCGTGACGCTGAATGACATGATTCACCATGCGCGGGCGGTGAGGCGGGGCGCGCCGGACACGTTCCTGGTGGTGGACCTGCCGTTCGGGACGTACCACACGGGCGTGACGGACGCGATGCGCAGCGCGGTGCGGGTGATTCAGGAGACGGGCGCGGACGCGATCAAGATGGAGGGCGCCACGCCGGAAGTCGTGGAGGTCGTGCGGGTCCTGACGCGGAATGGCATTCCCGTGATGGGGCACGTGGGCCTGATGCCGCAGACGGCGACGGCGCAGGGGGGCCTGCGGGTGCAGGGCAAGGATGACGAGTCGGCCCGCCGGACGCTGGACGGCGCGCTGGCGCTGGCGGAGGCGGGGGCGTTCAGCGTGGTGCTGGAGGCCATCCCGGCGCGGCTGGCGCGGCTGATCACGGAGAAGCTGCCGGTGCCGACCATCGGGATCGGGGCGGGCGTGAACTGCGGCGGGCAGGTGCTGGTCACGCATGACCTGCTTGGCGTGTACGAGGGGGAGGAGAAGAAGATCGCGAAGCGGTACGCGGAGGTGGGGCGGATCTCGCGGGAGGCGATCACGCAGTACGCCTCGGAGGTCCGGGCGCGGGCGTTCCCCACCAGGGAGAACAGTTTTGTGATGAAGGATGACGTCCTGGACAAGCTGTACTGA
- a CDS encoding helix-turn-helix domain-containing protein gives MDEVMTLEDLAAYLKISETTAYHLVRSGAIPGRKVGREWRFLKRRIENWLMQDSTDDATGENGTVRLDALGGEFRIENGQEQIALWLPMTREEKAAQIEKAQRDGVNVSDVVAAYLREWARTG, from the coding sequence ATGGACGAAGTGATGACCCTGGAAGATCTCGCCGCGTATTTGAAGATCAGTGAGACGACCGCCTACCATCTCGTTCGCAGCGGCGCCATTCCCGGCCGGAAGGTGGGCCGTGAGTGGCGCTTCCTGAAGCGGCGCATTGAGAACTGGCTGATGCAGGACAGTACAGACGACGCCACCGGCGAGAACGGCACCGTGCGACTCGACGCCCTGGGCGGCGAATTTCGCATCGAGAACGGCCAGGAGCAGATCGCCCTGTGGCTCCCCATGACCCGCGAGGAGAAGGCCGCGCAGATCGAGAAGGCGCAGCGGGACGGCGTGAACGTCAGCGACGTGGTGGCCGCGTACCTGCGTGAATGGGCCCGCACTGGCTGA
- a CDS encoding MFS transporter, with translation MLNCTFPALDTPGFPSYLCAHLLSGLGNSMNVIALSLLLFQLTGSVAALAGLWAARVAARLLLQPVLGVAVDRCDKKRLLVVTHLGNAGVAAAFLFVNGETLWLALALTFALQCLDGLAGPALGAAVPGLLPREQLASGNALLSLTGKVAGSLGPALAGVLFTMWGAAPLFAFNAVSFVLLAAVIARLTFLAPARPAQAVTFWQDFRTGWRVALGHPLVLMVLGVSLVSNAAWRALEITLVPWAQALNAGGVSAYGLLFTALTLGGVAGAALVPHLHLEDRPFRKLLWSFGLSGVPLAVVGLGHSVPLALAAMFVCGALLDVVGITTTTTLQRSVPGEVLGRVFAAVNVSAALGALPVLAGLAGLTGWVGEAGVIVGAGLLCTAAALGLGGRWAHRRDLPKAPLIAG, from the coding sequence ATGCTGAACTGCACCTTTCCCGCCCTGGACACCCCGGGCTTTCCTTCCTACCTGTGCGCGCATCTGCTCTCCGGGCTGGGCAACAGCATGAACGTGATCGCCCTGAGCCTCCTGCTGTTTCAGCTGACCGGGAGTGTCGCGGCGCTGGCGGGCCTGTGGGCGGCGCGCGTGGCCGCCCGACTGCTGCTGCAACCCGTGCTGGGCGTGGCCGTGGACCGCTGCGACAAGAAGCGCCTGCTGGTCGTCACGCACCTGGGGAACGCCGGGGTCGCCGCCGCGTTCCTGTTCGTGAACGGGGAGACGCTGTGGCTGGCCCTGGCCCTGACCTTCGCGTTGCAGTGCCTGGACGGCCTGGCCGGCCCGGCCCTGGGCGCGGCCGTTCCTGGCCTGCTCCCGCGGGAGCAGCTGGCGTCCGGGAATGCGCTGCTGAGCCTGACCGGGAAGGTGGCCGGGTCCCTGGGGCCGGCCCTGGCGGGCGTGCTGTTCACCATGTGGGGTGCGGCGCCGCTGTTCGCGTTCAATGCCGTCAGCTTTGTGCTGCTGGCGGCCGTGATTGCCCGCCTGACCTTCCTCGCTCCGGCCCGGCCGGCACAGGCGGTGACTTTCTGGCAGGACTTCCGCACCGGGTGGCGCGTCGCCCTGGGGCACCCGCTCGTCCTGATGGTGTTGGGCGTGTCTCTGGTCAGCAACGCCGCCTGGCGGGCGCTGGAGATCACGCTGGTGCCCTGGGCGCAGGCCCTGAACGCCGGGGGGGTGTCGGCGTACGGTCTGCTGTTCACGGCCCTGACGCTGGGCGGGGTGGCCGGCGCGGCCCTGGTGCCCCACCTGCACCTGGAGGACCGGCCCTTCCGGAAACTGCTGTGGAGTTTCGGGTTGTCCGGCGTCCCCCTCGCCGTGGTCGGTCTGGGGCACAGTGTGCCCCTGGCGCTGGCGGCCATGTTCGTCTGCGGGGCGTTGCTGGACGTCGTGGGCATCACCACGACCACCACCCTGCAACGCAGCGTGCCGGGCGAGGTCCTGGGCCGGGTGTTCGCCGCGGTGAACGTCTCCGCCGCCCTGGGTGCCCTGCCCGTCCTGGCCGGTCTGGCGGGGCTGACTGGATGGGTGGGGGAGGCCGGGGTGATCGTGGGCGCCGGGCTGCTGTGCACCGCGGCGGCCCTGGGGCTGGGCGGGCGCTGGGCCCACCGGCGGGACCTCCCGAAGGCTCCGCTCATTGCAGGCTGA
- a CDS encoding DoxX family protein, with the protein MARSLPASRPSALQTVARWLLGAAMLTAGTGHLTTQRQEFQAQVPTWLPLDKDLVVLASGVVELGFGAALLALPRQRVTVGWLLAAFFVLIFPGNVSQYVSRQDAFGLNSDRARLIRLFFQPVLVAWALWSTGAWSAWRARRR; encoded by the coding sequence ATGGCGCGTTCCCTTCCCGCTTCCCGCCCGTCCGCCCTTCAGACTGTGGCCCGCTGGCTGCTGGGGGCGGCCATGCTGACCGCCGGAACCGGGCACCTGACCACGCAGCGGCAGGAGTTCCAGGCGCAGGTGCCCACCTGGCTGCCGCTGGACAAGGACCTCGTGGTGCTGGCGTCCGGGGTGGTGGAGTTGGGGTTCGGGGCGGCGCTGCTGGCCCTGCCCCGGCAGCGGGTGACGGTGGGGTGGCTGCTCGCGGCGTTCTTCGTGCTGATCTTTCCGGGGAACGTGTCGCAGTACGTGTCGCGGCAGGATGCGTTCGGGCTGAACTCGGACCGGGCGCGGCTGATCCGGCTGTTCTTCCAGCCGGTGCTGGTGGCGTGGGCGCTGTGGTCCACCGGGGCCTGGTCGGCCTGGCGCGCCCGCCGCAGGTAA
- a CDS encoding Glu/Leu/Phe/Val family dehydrogenase, translating into MTVTTPDSPIKHQIPSYLDPNNIGPYEIFLEQVERVTPYLGHLTKWVETLKRPKRILVVDIPVHLDDGTVAHFEGYRVQHNTSRGPAKGGVRFHQDVTLSEVMALSAWMTIKNAAVNLPYGGGKGGIRIDPRNYSQSELERITRRYTSEIGLIIGPEKDIPAPDVNTGPQTMAWMMDTYSMNVGRTATGVVTGKPISLGGSLGRSDATGRGVFVTGAEAMKKLGMPMEGARIAVQGFGNVGEAAARIFHGAGAKIVAIQDVTGTIVSEKGIDPAKALAHLKATGKITGLEGTEEITRDEFWSVDCDVMVPAALEKQITLANAGQIKAKLIVEGANGPTIPAADDLLAEKGITVVPDVLANAGGVTVSYFEWVQDFSSFFWTEEEINNRLDRIMQDAFRSLWDVKEQHGVTLRTAVYIVSCTRVLEARALRGLYP; encoded by the coding sequence ATGACGGTCACCACGCCCGACAGCCCCATCAAACACCAGATTCCCAGCTACCTCGACCCGAACAACATCGGGCCGTACGAGATCTTCCTCGAACAGGTCGAGCGCGTCACCCCCTACCTCGGTCACCTGACCAAGTGGGTCGAGACCCTCAAGCGCCCCAAGCGCATCCTGGTCGTGGACATCCCCGTGCACCTCGACGACGGCACCGTCGCGCACTTCGAGGGCTACCGCGTGCAGCACAACACCTCCCGCGGCCCCGCCAAGGGCGGCGTGCGCTTCCACCAGGACGTCACCCTGAGTGAAGTGATGGCCCTGAGCGCCTGGATGACCATCAAGAACGCCGCCGTGAACCTCCCCTACGGCGGCGGCAAGGGCGGCATCCGCATCGACCCGCGCAACTACAGCCAGTCCGAACTCGAGCGCATCACCCGGCGCTACACCAGCGAGATCGGCCTGATCATCGGGCCGGAAAAGGACATCCCCGCGCCCGACGTGAACACCGGCCCGCAGACCATGGCCTGGATGATGGACACCTACAGCATGAACGTGGGCCGCACCGCGACCGGCGTCGTGACCGGCAAACCCATCAGCCTGGGGGGCAGCCTGGGCCGCAGCGACGCCACCGGCCGCGGCGTGTTCGTCACCGGCGCCGAGGCCATGAAGAAACTCGGCATGCCCATGGAAGGCGCCCGTATCGCCGTGCAGGGCTTCGGGAACGTCGGTGAGGCCGCCGCCCGCATCTTCCACGGCGCCGGCGCGAAGATCGTCGCCATTCAGGACGTCACCGGCACCATCGTCAGCGAGAAAGGAATCGACCCCGCCAAGGCCCTGGCGCACCTCAAGGCCACCGGCAAGATCACCGGCCTGGAAGGCACCGAGGAGATCACCCGCGACGAGTTCTGGAGCGTGGACTGCGACGTGATGGTCCCCGCCGCGCTGGAAAAACAGATCACCCTGGCCAACGCCGGGCAGATCAAGGCCAAACTCATCGTGGAAGGCGCCAACGGCCCCACCATCCCCGCCGCCGACGACCTGCTCGCCGAGAAGGGCATCACGGTCGTCCCGGACGTGCTCGCCAACGCCGGCGGCGTGACCGTGTCGTACTTCGAGTGGGTGCAGGACTTCAGCTCCTTCTTCTGGACCGAAGAGGAGATCAACAACCGCCTCGACCGCATCATGCAGGACGCCTTCCGCAGCCTGTGGGACGTCAAGGAGCAGCACGGCGTGACCCTGCGCACCGCGGTGTACATCGTCTCCTGCACCCGCGTGCTCGAAGCGCGCGCCCTGCGCGGCCTGTACCCCTGA
- a CDS encoding Glu/Leu/Phe/Val family dehydrogenase, with translation MRGSGLNWQGLMEQLQQALPHCAVTEQSLAYFKYPKRTLSVNLPVRMDDGTVRMFRGYRTVHSTARGPSMGGVRYRAGVNAHECEVLSAITTLKAAVADVPLGGATGGVDVDPETLSAHELQGLTRRYTSELVELIGKQEDILAPDIGTNEQIMAWIYDAFAEDVGEASAGVVVGKPLMLGGTYRSKDARGRSAVVIAQRILDAQGLPLKNMTVAVYGHGSTGRRAAQTLAELGALVVAVSESDSATYASGGLDVAALAEHHATQGTLHGFAGGTDITPAEALELDVGLLVLSHDYGTINASNAHSVRARFLVEATNRAVLPEAERYLAGRGVQVIPDLIASIGGVIVNYLEWVQGASNFFWTEDEIVAAIDVRVNAALDDVLATQKDRNVPDLRTAAYVLALDRLNNAVVMRGVYP, from the coding sequence ATGCGGGGATCAGGACTCAACTGGCAGGGCCTCATGGAACAACTCCAGCAGGCGCTGCCGCATTGCGCCGTGACGGAGCAGTCGCTGGCCTACTTCAAGTACCCCAAACGCACCCTCAGCGTGAACCTGCCCGTGCGGATGGACGACGGCACGGTCCGCATGTTCCGTGGGTACCGCACCGTGCACAGCACCGCCCGCGGCCCCAGCATGGGCGGCGTGCGCTACCGCGCCGGGGTGAACGCCCACGAGTGCGAGGTGCTCTCCGCCATCACCACCCTGAAAGCCGCCGTGGCCGACGTGCCCCTCGGCGGCGCGACCGGCGGCGTGGACGTGGACCCCGAAACCCTCAGCGCGCATGAACTCCAGGGCCTGACCCGCCGCTACACCAGCGAACTCGTCGAACTGATCGGCAAGCAGGAGGACATCCTCGCGCCCGACATCGGCACGAACGAGCAGATCATGGCCTGGATCTACGACGCCTTCGCCGAGGACGTCGGCGAGGCCTCGGCCGGCGTGGTCGTCGGCAAGCCGCTGATGCTGGGCGGCACCTACCGCAGCAAGGACGCCCGCGGCCGCAGCGCCGTGGTGATCGCGCAGCGCATCCTGGACGCCCAGGGCCTGCCGCTGAAGAACATGACGGTCGCCGTGTACGGCCACGGCAGCACCGGCCGCCGCGCCGCCCAGACCCTCGCCGAACTCGGCGCGCTGGTGGTCGCCGTGTCCGAATCCGACAGCGCCACCTACGCCAGCGGCGGCCTGGACGTCGCCGCGCTGGCCGAGCACCACGCCACCCAGGGCACCCTGCACGGCTTCGCGGGCGGCACCGACATCACGCCCGCCGAGGCGCTGGAACTGGACGTGGGCCTGCTCGTGCTCTCCCACGACTACGGCACCATCAACGCCAGCAACGCCCACAGCGTCCGCGCGCGCTTCCTCGTGGAAGCCACCAACCGCGCCGTCCTGCCCGAAGCCGAACGCTACCTCGCCGGCCGCGGCGTGCAGGTCATCCCCGACCTGATCGCCAGCATCGGCGGCGTGATCGTGAACTACCTCGAATGGGTGCAGGGCGCCAGCAACTTCTTCTGGACCGAAGACGAGATCGTCGCCGCCATCGACGTGCGCGTGAACGCCGCCCTGGACGACGTGCTCGCCACCCAGAAGGACCGCAACGTGCCGGACCTGCGCACCGCCGCGTACGTCCTGGCCCTGGACCGCCTGAACAACGCCGTCGTGATGCGCGGCGTGTACCCGTAA
- a CDS encoding polyprenyl synthetase family protein, translating to MVQTRNVALPDAAFEDRLREVLRSRVEFIELIGEDLVAAGGKRTRPMIAFLAAQVLGASPARVGWKNVVDLGVCVELLHSASLLHDDLIDDSDTRRGHVTAFRRFGNVVSVMSGDFMLSRLLMLLAQMPGSAALTHAFGQTASVICEGEVLQFQVAAYQEYTLENYLNVIHGKTAALTELAAMSPALLLGAPEEVREALAAFGLEYGMAFQMQDDLLDLLGEEAVIGKPVGGDLREGKATLPLLYLLEGPHGDEVRDVLERRAAQEGDVERVRALARESGVLERTREEIRRRAGLAAQALEALPRSEARDALAALAERERARSH from the coding sequence ATGGTTCAGACCCGGAATGTGGCGTTGCCCGACGCGGCCTTCGAGGACCGGCTGCGCGAGGTGCTGCGCTCGCGGGTGGAGTTCATCGAGCTGATCGGTGAGGATCTGGTCGCGGCGGGCGGGAAGCGGACCCGGCCGATGATCGCGTTCCTGGCCGCGCAGGTGCTGGGCGCCAGCCCGGCGCGGGTGGGCTGGAAGAATGTGGTGGACCTGGGCGTGTGCGTGGAACTGCTGCACAGCGCCTCGCTGCTGCACGACGACCTGATCGACGACTCGGACACGCGCCGCGGGCACGTGACGGCCTTCCGGCGCTTCGGGAACGTGGTGAGCGTGATGAGCGGGGATTTCATGCTCTCGCGCCTGCTGATGCTGCTGGCGCAGATGCCAGGCAGCGCGGCGTTGACGCACGCCTTCGGGCAGACGGCCAGTGTGATCTGCGAGGGCGAGGTGCTGCAGTTCCAGGTGGCGGCGTATCAGGAGTACACGCTGGAGAACTACCTGAACGTGATTCACGGCAAGACGGCCGCCCTGACGGAACTCGCGGCGATGAGCCCGGCGCTGCTGCTGGGCGCCCCGGAGGAGGTGCGGGAGGCGCTGGCGGCGTTCGGGCTGGAGTACGGCATGGCCTTCCAGATGCAGGACGACCTGCTGGACCTGCTGGGCGAGGAGGCCGTGATCGGCAAGCCCGTGGGCGGGGACCTGCGTGAGGGCAAGGCGACGCTGCCGCTGCTGTACCTGCTGGAAGGTCCGCACGGGGACGAGGTGCGCGACGTGCTGGAGCGCCGGGCCGCGCAGGAGGGCGACGTGGAGCGGGTGCGGGCGCTGGCGCGGGAGAGCGGGGTGCTGGAGCGCACGCGGGAGGAGATCCGGCGGCGGGCGGGGCTGGCGGCGCAGGCGCTGGAGGCCCTGCCGCGTTCGGAGGCCCGGGACGCCCTGGCGGCCCTGGCGGAGCGGGAGCGGGCCCGGTCCCACTGA
- the coaD gene encoding pantetheine-phosphate adenylyltransferase, with product MNVVFSGSFDPITSGHMDVLTRASRMFDHVTVTVMHNARKQGRHLFTLEERLAILVEATAHLPNVSVDTFGGLLVDYMAQQGKGIIIRGLRAVSDYEYELQIAHLNRQIGEVETIFIMAATRWSFVSSSMVREIASYGGDVSEMVPKASAKALREKFAAEYAERAARQAAEATGSPA from the coding sequence ATGAACGTCGTGTTCTCCGGCTCGTTTGACCCGATCACCAGCGGCCACATGGACGTCCTGACCCGCGCGTCACGGATGTTCGATCACGTGACGGTGACGGTCATGCACAACGCCCGCAAGCAGGGCCGCCACCTGTTCACGCTGGAGGAACGCTTGGCGATTCTGGTTGAGGCGACCGCGCACCTGCCGAACGTCAGCGTGGACACCTTCGGGGGCCTGCTGGTGGACTACATGGCGCAGCAGGGCAAGGGCATCATCATCCGCGGGCTGCGGGCCGTGTCGGATTACGAGTACGAGCTGCAGATCGCGCACCTGAACCGGCAGATCGGGGAGGTGGAGACGATCTTCATCATGGCCGCCACCCGCTGGAGTTTCGTGAGCAGCAGCATGGTGCGCGAGATCGCCAGTTACGGCGGGGACGTCTCCGAGATGGTGCCCAAGGCCAGCGCGAAGGCCCTGCGGGAGAAGTTCGCCGCCGAGTACGCCGAGCGGGCCGCGCGGCAGGCCGCCGAGGCGACCGGTTCGCCCGCCTGA
- a CDS encoding RsmD family RNA methyltransferase, whose protein sequence is MSVRILGGTAKGRSLQVPDSARPSGARVRKSLFDLLAARAPAGPFPAFVDLHGGSGAVGLEAASRGYRVTLVEKDPRAVRALEANARALGLPARVVRGDSLALLPRLGTFDVVFSDPPYEADMPAVTAALLASAVVRPGGLLVCQHPDRLSLPEHAGFTREVRAYGSNTLTLYWRDEEWQGGQAGGSVGGE, encoded by the coding sequence ATGAGCGTACGGATTCTGGGCGGCACGGCGAAGGGCCGCTCGTTGCAGGTGCCGGACAGCGCCCGGCCGAGCGGCGCGCGGGTGCGCAAGAGCCTGTTCGACCTGCTGGCGGCGCGCGCCCCGGCGGGGCCGTTCCCGGCGTTCGTGGACCTGCACGGCGGGAGCGGCGCGGTGGGCCTGGAGGCCGCCAGCCGCGGGTACCGCGTGACGCTGGTGGAAAAGGACCCCCGGGCGGTGCGGGCATTGGAGGCGAACGCGCGGGCGCTGGGCCTGCCGGCGCGGGTGGTGCGCGGAGACTCGCTGGCGCTGCTGCCGCGCCTGGGAACCTTCGACGTGGTGTTCAGCGACCCGCCGTACGAGGCGGACATGCCGGCCGTGACTGCGGCGCTGCTGGCAAGCGCCGTGGTGCGGCCCGGGGGGCTGCTGGTGTGCCAGCACCCGGACCGTCTGAGCCTGCCGGAGCACGCGGGATTCACGCGGGAGGTCCGGGCATACGGGAGCAACACCCTGACCCTGTACTGGCGGGACGAGGAGTGGCAAGGCGGGCAGGCGGGCGGTAGTGTGGGCGGCGAATGA
- a CDS encoding DUF3248 domain-containing protein, with product MTDLPDLPPEPGSAPALPADLERHLEALGGQLVWRIGKDELSDDVIVRLGYASATPRFAHLPRLRSAGDAELQEALKESRVIVEWVD from the coding sequence ATGACTGACCTGCCCGACCTTCCACCGGAGCCCGGCAGCGCGCCGGCCCTGCCCGCCGACCTGGAGCGGCACCTGGAAGCGCTCGGCGGGCAGCTCGTGTGGCGCATCGGCAAGGACGAACTCAGTGACGACGTGATCGTGCGCCTGGGTTACGCCAGCGCCACGCCCCGCTTCGCGCACCTGCCGCGCCTGCGCAGCGCCGGTGACGCCGAACTGCAGGAAGCGCTGAAAGAAAGCCGCGTGATCGTGGAGTGGGTGGACTGA
- a CDS encoding DUF3809 domain-containing protein — protein sequence MILDAEQTFTLPHPGPHAAALAFVRSPAQALGQVRFLRALSAAPDGVRGELVVPLPVMGDADLPFHSRLHLTPDGAELHPEPLAGERAWMEVRGQAQVPGDPDGSGAYPLTFHFRFRAHLTLPATEGWGGAAFEKMVQAAAARTLDRVARELPAGIARALPGS from the coding sequence ATGATTCTCGACGCTGAACAGACCTTCACCCTGCCGCACCCCGGCCCGCACGCCGCCGCCCTGGCGTTCGTGCGCTCCCCGGCCCAGGCGCTCGGCCAGGTGCGCTTCCTGCGGGCGCTGAGTGCCGCGCCGGACGGCGTGCGCGGCGAACTCGTGGTGCCCCTGCCGGTCATGGGGGACGCTGACCTCCCCTTCCACAGCCGCCTGCACCTCACCCCGGACGGCGCCGAACTGCACCCCGAGCCCCTGGCCGGGGAGCGGGCCTGGATGGAGGTGCGCGGACAGGCGCAGGTGCCCGGCGACCCGGACGGGTCGGGCGCATACCCCCTCACTTTCCACTTCCGGTTCCGCGCGCACCTGACCCTCCCGGCCACCGAGGGCTGGGGCGGCGCAGCCTTCGAGAAGATGGTGCAGGCCGCCGCCGCCCGCACCCTGGACCGCGTGGCCCGCGAGCTGCCGGCCGGCATCGCCCGGGCCCTCCCGGGTTCCTGA
- the rsfS gene encoding ribosome silencing factor: MTDKTITTPDRHAQHDAQVHTQLRAIVDAARERRAEDVTVLDLTDVSSTLEYFVICTATAGLQLNAVQENIREKAQEAGLPRPSVEGPSERWLLLAFGGSIVVHIMTKDAREYYDLEGLWSDARVLNFPEADA, encoded by the coding sequence ATGACCGACAAGACCATCACCACCCCGGACCGGCACGCCCAGCACGACGCGCAGGTCCACACGCAGCTGCGGGCCATCGTGGACGCCGCCCGGGAACGCCGCGCCGAGGACGTCACGGTCCTGGACCTGACCGACGTGAGCAGCACCCTGGAGTACTTCGTGATCTGCACCGCCACCGCCGGACTGCAGCTGAACGCTGTGCAGGAGAACATCCGCGAGAAGGCCCAGGAGGCCGGGCTGCCCCGCCCCAGCGTGGAGGGCCCCAGTGAACGCTGGCTGCTGCTCGCGTTCGGCGGGAGCATCGTGGTGCACATCATGACCAAGGACGCCCGCGAGTACTACGACCTCGAAGGCCTGTGGAGCGACGCCCGGGTGCTGAACTTCCCCGAAGCCGACGCCTGA
- a CDS encoding LCP family protein, translating into MTGPDALRDPRGDRPALGVRRRLAGLRALQVFGLSLAGLTLGGLALLSTGGYAPEAAAGSVAPRFSVLLAGRDIVYCYYRQPCKDQDQRTGLAQPPNTDTVMLVKVDGSQVTVLSIPRDTNVGEFDPQRSRAEQKVNSQYFSGGPEALLRAAETITGEPVRSYVIVRTDYVERVIDALGGLDVTVPEGGIEWVDQAAGVNLKLAPGEHHLNGKDAALFLRVRKGFGDDYGRIDHQKQALTQLAARLRSAQGLAALPTILGGIGNGVETNLDPNLLTAMRPFLPQMKLSFATLPTDPIPGTFNLAVNRERLAAVWGDAGAQAPTPTALPDVRVRIEDASGAKLGLTLQRALKALGYAQVSTVTIPESREASQVFTQDAVTEATFLAGALNLPRLQGERFPVGPREIGIYLTADARDHLPALARMRDAFAAAGAPDLTAPTQPTTETP; encoded by the coding sequence TTGACCGGCCCTGACGCCCTCCGGGACCCGCGCGGGGACCGGCCGGCGCTGGGCGTCCGGCGGCGCCTGGCGGGCCTGCGGGCCCTGCAGGTGTTCGGGCTGAGCCTGGCGGGCCTGACGCTGGGCGGCCTGGCGCTGCTGAGCACCGGCGGGTACGCGCCGGAGGCGGCGGCGGGCAGCGTGGCCCCGCGGTTTTCCGTGCTGCTGGCCGGGCGGGACATCGTGTACTGCTACTACCGTCAGCCGTGCAAAGACCAGGACCAGCGGACCGGGCTGGCGCAGCCGCCGAACACCGACACGGTGATGCTCGTGAAGGTGGACGGCTCGCAGGTCACGGTTCTGAGCATCCCGCGGGACACGAACGTCGGGGAGTTCGACCCGCAGCGCAGCCGCGCGGAGCAGAAGGTGAACAGCCAGTACTTCTCCGGCGGGCCGGAAGCGCTGCTGCGTGCCGCAGAGACCATCACGGGCGAACCGGTGCGCAGTTACGTGATCGTCCGCACCGATTACGTGGAGCGGGTCATCGACGCGCTGGGCGGCCTGGACGTCACGGTGCCCGAAGGCGGGATCGAGTGGGTGGATCAGGCGGCCGGCGTGAACCTGAAGCTCGCGCCCGGCGAGCACCACCTGAACGGCAAGGACGCCGCGCTGTTCCTGCGGGTCCGCAAGGGCTTCGGGGACGATTACGGCCGCATCGACCACCAGAAGCAGGCGCTGACCCAGCTGGCTGCCCGCCTGCGCTCCGCGCAGGGCCTCGCGGCGCTGCCCACCATCCTGGGCGGCATCGGCAACGGCGTGGAGACCAACCTGGACCCCAACCTGCTCACGGCCATGCGGCCCTTCCTGCCGCAGATGAAGCTGTCGTTCGCGACCCTGCCCACCGACCCCATTCCCGGCACCTTCAACCTCGCCGTGAACCGTGAGCGGCTCGCGGCGGTGTGGGGGGACGCCGGGGCGCAGGCGCCCACCCCGACCGCCCTGCCGGACGTCCGGGTGCGGATCGAGGACGCCAGCGGGGCGAAGCTGGGCTTAACACTTCAGCGTGCCCTGAAGGCCCTGGGGTACGCTCAGGTGTCCACCGTGACCATCCCGGAAAGCCGCGAGGCCAGTCAGGTGTTCACGCAGGACGCCGTGACCGAGGCGACGTTCCTGGCCGGCGCACTGAACCTGCCCCGGCTGCAGGGCGAACGCTTCCCGGTTGGCCCGCGTGAAATTGGCATCTACCTGACCGCCGACGCCCGTGACCACCTTCCGGCCCTGGCCCGCATGCGCGACGCGTTCGCCGCGGCCGGCGCGCCGGACCTCACCGCCCCCACCCAACCCACCACGGAGACCCCATGA